Proteins encoded together in one Epinephelus moara isolate mb chromosome 2, YSFRI_EMoa_1.0, whole genome shotgun sequence window:
- the her8.2 gene encoding hairy-related 8.2 translates to MTASSVAHNVGKHPSAKEERKLRKPLIERKRRERINNCLDQLKETVIGAFRLDQSKLEKADILEMTVKHLQNIQSSKLNDPTLGLEAQQKYSTGYIQCMHEVHNMLLTCEWMDKTLGSRLLNHLLKSLPRSTDERPLQPSPRHDAPPPAGQGTGLPCTPLRGAPLAGRQLQRESPTCHVAGRQERPALHSSHLGMLEMWRPW, encoded by the exons ATGACTGCTTCATCCGTGGCGCACAACGTGGGGAAACATCCCAGTGCcaaggaggagagaaag CTGAGGAAGCCGCTCATTGAGAGGAAGCGACGAGAGAGGATAAACAATTGTTTGGATCAGCTGAAAGAAACTGTGATCGGGGCGTTCAGACTGGAT CAATCCAAACTGGAGAAGGCTGATATTCTGGAGATGACTGTGAAGCATCTGCAAAACATCCAGAGTAGTAAACTCAACG ACCCCACATTAGGCCTGGAGGCCCAGCAGAAATACAGCACAGGCTACATCCAGTGCATGCACGAAGTCCACAACATGCTCCTCACCTGCGAGTGGATGGACAAAACGCTGGGCTCCCGCCTGCTCAACCACCTCCTCAAGTCCCTGCCCAGGTCCACCGATGAGCGCCCCCTCCAGCCCTCACCCAGACATGATGCACCTCCTCCAGCCGGTCAGGGCACGGGGCTCCCCTGTACACCCCTCAGAGGAGCGCCCCTTGCTGGGAGGCAGCTCCAGAGAGAGAGCCCCACCTGCCATGTGGCTGGACGCCAGGAGAGGCCGGCACTCCACAGCTCCCACCTGGGGATGCTGGAGAtgtggaggccctggtga